In Caballeronia insecticola, one DNA window encodes the following:
- a CDS encoding LysE family translocator, producing MNGHAFLSANLLIAYSAYFVGTASPGPSNLAIMSIASTSGRRAAFAFAAGVMSGSFFWAMLAALGLSAALTAYSGFLVGVKICGGLYLLWLAFKSGRSALKPTARTSATHATGQSGRKLYARGALLHLTNPKAILVWMSVAALGSSAGEGPGHMLAVVAGCLCIGVCVFGGYAALFSMAAARRIYTRIQRGLDACLALVFGAAGIRLLTSRV from the coding sequence ATGAACGGCCACGCCTTTCTCAGCGCGAATCTGCTGATCGCTTACTCGGCGTATTTCGTCGGCACCGCGAGCCCCGGGCCGAGCAATCTCGCCATCATGTCGATTGCCAGCACCTCGGGCCGGCGCGCGGCGTTCGCCTTTGCGGCGGGCGTCATGTCCGGCTCGTTCTTCTGGGCGATGCTCGCCGCGCTCGGCCTTTCCGCCGCGCTCACCGCGTATTCGGGCTTTCTCGTCGGCGTGAAGATTTGCGGCGGGCTGTATCTGTTGTGGCTCGCATTCAAGTCGGGACGTTCGGCATTGAAGCCGACCGCGCGAACTTCCGCGACGCACGCGACGGGGCAGAGCGGCCGGAAACTCTATGCGCGCGGCGCGCTTTTGCATCTCACGAATCCGAAGGCCATTCTCGTGTGGATGTCGGTGGCCGCGCTCGGTTCGTCGGCGGGCGAAGGGCCGGGACATATGCTCGCGGTGGTCGCGGGCTGTCTGTGCATCGGCGTCTGCGTGTTCGGCGGCTATGCGGCGCTCTTTTCGATGGCCGCCGCGCGGCGCATCTATACGCGCATTCAGCGCGGCCTCGACGCGTGCCTCGCGCTGGTGTTCGGCGCGGCGGGCATCCGGCTCCTGACATCGCGCGTGTGA
- a CDS encoding glycoside hydrolase family 108 protein — MNNFDDAFDALIGSEGGYSFHPADPGGETMWGVTARVARGYGYAGAMKDLPLDLAKRIAKQKYWDPLHLDEFDPRVAFQIFDANYNGGLVVLWMQKAAGAQEDGKFGPDTVDAVKAADPMRFVLRFAAYRLRYLKGLHAWPTFSRGWTERMATNLLLGAA, encoded by the coding sequence ATGAACAATTTCGACGACGCCTTCGACGCGCTCATCGGCAGCGAAGGCGGCTATTCGTTTCATCCGGCGGACCCGGGCGGCGAAACCATGTGGGGCGTGACGGCACGCGTCGCACGCGGCTATGGCTATGCGGGCGCGATGAAGGACCTGCCGCTCGATCTCGCGAAGCGCATCGCGAAGCAGAAGTACTGGGACCCGCTGCATCTCGATGAATTCGATCCGCGCGTCGCCTTCCAGATCTTCGATGCGAACTACAACGGCGGGCTCGTCGTGTTGTGGATGCAGAAGGCAGCGGGCGCGCAGGAAGACGGCAAGTTCGGCCCCGATACCGTCGATGCCGTGAAAGCCGCCGATCCGATGCGCTTCGTTCTGCGCTTCGCCGCGTATCGGCTGCGTTATCTGAAGGGCCTGCATGCATGGCCGACGTTCAGCCGAGGCTGGACCGAACGCATGGCGACGAATCTTCTTCTGGGAGCGGCATGA
- a CDS encoding IclR family transcriptional regulator domain-containing protein, producing MTKPALDKRDWIAGLEKGLAILEAFDDQHARMTPTQAATRTGLTRTAARRYLLTLAHLGYVQTDGKLFNLTPRVLRMGWSYFESARMPRIVQPYLQQLSAMIHESVYVSVLDDWDLVIIARNGSTRVMTTGFVLGARVPAALMSGGIAMLAYKDETSVREWLDATEFKPFTPLTITNKEKLYEKIRQARVDGYVAIEQQLQMGVRGIAVPIKNRHGAVVAALSANMPIGKETDEAALVRVLQPLQETALSMLNVI from the coding sequence ATGACTAAACCTGCACTCGACAAGCGCGACTGGATCGCCGGCCTGGAGAAGGGCCTGGCGATCCTCGAAGCCTTCGACGATCAGCACGCGCGCATGACCCCGACGCAGGCCGCCACGCGCACCGGCCTGACGCGCACGGCGGCGCGCCGCTATTTGCTGACGCTTGCGCACCTCGGCTATGTCCAGACCGACGGCAAGCTCTTCAACCTGACGCCGCGCGTGCTGCGCATGGGCTGGTCGTATTTCGAATCGGCGCGCATGCCGCGCATCGTGCAGCCTTACTTGCAGCAACTGAGCGCGATGATTCACGAGTCGGTGTATGTGAGCGTGCTCGATGACTGGGATCTCGTCATCATCGCGCGCAACGGCTCCACGCGCGTGATGACAACCGGCTTCGTGCTCGGCGCGCGCGTGCCGGCCGCGCTGATGTCGGGCGGGATCGCGATGCTCGCCTACAAGGACGAGACCTCGGTGCGCGAATGGCTCGATGCGACCGAGTTCAAGCCCTTCACGCCGCTCACGATCACCAACAAGGAAAAGCTCTACGAGAAGATTCGCCAGGCGCGCGTGGATGGTTACGTCGCCATCGAGCAGCAGTTGCAGATGGGCGTGCGCGGCATCGCGGTGCCGATCAAGAACCGGCATGGCGCAGTGGTGGCGGCGTTGTCGGCGAACATGCCGATCGGCAAGGAGACGGACGAGGCGGCGCTCGTCCGCGTGTTGCAGCCGTTGCAGGAAACGGCGTTGTCGATGTTGAACGTGATCTAG
- a CDS encoding FUSC family protein — protein MPTDDSPRRAPPLKPPLTAIIGEHARIVLDAFAALGRELVAIVPTQARALFATQAMLSVGLAVALAYAFHLSNIWWAAISGFAVMQSKFSACAQRGVQRVVGTVAGALIGAVAGPTIGDLPWLFVPLLGVIAGVSVYRALVSDAGYAWVLGAVTSLMVTFEAHRLASAAATASFALLRVGEVAVGTIACVGVSALFHAGLQHYRKKRGAAPLPRAQAASTVDRVDGVNAQTITIMPSDAAQAVQAVEASHVARAAQIALAMRGRLAWQSAWSVMILASLAYAWNLPGFAQAMVTAIAVLILPASALGKPTSKPIAERMIQRFVGCLLAGGVSLALLPLVGDNALVCMIALCAGVWIGCHVQTGTQGASYVGRQFSIAFIMVFVQDHHWSSDPMPALTRLAGILCGIVVLSGVMAAGTAWTQRKAPRTAMR, from the coding sequence ATGCCGACCGACGATTCTCCCCGCCGCGCTCCTCCGCTCAAGCCGCCGCTCACCGCGATCATCGGCGAACATGCGCGCATCGTGCTCGATGCCTTCGCCGCGCTCGGACGCGAACTCGTCGCGATCGTGCCGACGCAGGCGCGCGCGCTCTTTGCGACGCAGGCGATGCTGTCGGTCGGGCTCGCCGTCGCGCTCGCCTATGCGTTTCACCTGTCCAACATCTGGTGGGCGGCGATCAGCGGCTTCGCGGTGATGCAGTCGAAATTCTCGGCGTGCGCGCAACGCGGTGTGCAGCGCGTCGTCGGCACGGTGGCGGGCGCGCTGATCGGCGCGGTCGCGGGACCGACTATCGGCGACTTGCCGTGGCTGTTCGTGCCGCTGCTCGGGGTGATCGCGGGCGTGTCGGTGTATCGCGCGCTCGTGTCCGATGCGGGCTACGCGTGGGTGCTCGGCGCGGTGACTTCGCTGATGGTGACGTTCGAGGCGCACCGGCTCGCGTCCGCCGCGGCGACAGCGTCGTTCGCGCTCTTGCGCGTGGGCGAAGTGGCCGTCGGGACGATTGCGTGCGTGGGTGTATCGGCGCTGTTTCACGCGGGATTGCAGCACTATCGGAAAAAGCGCGGCGCCGCGCCGTTGCCGCGCGCGCAGGCGGCGTCGACGGTCGATCGCGTCGATGGCGTCAATGCGCAGACCATCACCATCATGCCGTCCGATGCGGCGCAGGCGGTGCAGGCGGTCGAGGCATCGCACGTCGCGCGCGCCGCACAGATTGCGCTCGCGATGCGCGGGCGTCTCGCATGGCAGAGCGCGTGGTCGGTGATGATTCTGGCGTCGCTCGCGTATGCGTGGAATCTGCCGGGCTTCGCGCAGGCGATGGTCACCGCGATCGCCGTGCTGATCCTGCCTGCATCGGCGCTCGGCAAGCCGACCAGCAAGCCGATTGCGGAGCGCATGATTCAGCGCTTCGTCGGCTGTCTGCTCGCGGGCGGCGTGAGTCTCGCGCTGTTGCCTTTAGTGGGCGACAACGCGCTCGTCTGCATGATCGCGCTGTGCGCGGGCGTGTGGATCGGCTGTCATGTGCAGACCGGCACGCAAGGCGCGAGCTACGTGGGGCGGCAGTTCAGCATCGCGTTCATCATGGTGTTCGTGCAGGATCACCATTGGTCGTCCGATCCGATGCCCGCGCTCACGCGGCTCGCGGGCATTCTGTGCGGGATCGTGGTGTTGTCCGGCGTGATGGCGGCCGGGACCGCGTGGACGCAAAGAAAAGCCCCGCGAACCGCGATGCGGTGA
- the wrbA gene encoding NAD(P)H:quinone oxidoreductase, protein MAKVLVLYYSMYGHIETMAHAIAEGAQGVAGVEVTLKRVPETIPADRAAQIGAKLDQQAPVATVDELADYDAIIFGTPTRFGNMAGQMRTFLDQTGGLWMKGALVGKVGSVFSSTASQHGGQETTITSFHNTLLHHGMVIVGVPYACAGLTNMSEISGGTPYGATTLAGPDGSRQPSQNELDIARYQGKHVAELATKLAG, encoded by the coding sequence ATGGCGAAAGTTCTGGTTCTCTATTATTCGATGTACGGCCACATAGAAACAATGGCGCATGCCATTGCAGAAGGCGCGCAAGGCGTCGCGGGCGTCGAGGTCACGCTCAAGCGCGTGCCGGAAACGATTCCCGCCGACCGCGCCGCGCAGATCGGCGCGAAGCTCGATCAACAAGCGCCCGTCGCAACCGTCGACGAACTCGCCGACTACGACGCGATCATCTTCGGCACGCCCACGCGCTTCGGCAACATGGCCGGGCAGATGCGCACCTTTCTCGACCAGACGGGCGGACTGTGGATGAAAGGCGCGCTCGTCGGCAAGGTCGGCAGCGTGTTTTCATCGACGGCTTCGCAACACGGCGGCCAGGAAACGACTATCACGTCGTTTCATAACACGCTGCTGCATCACGGCATGGTGATCGTCGGCGTGCCCTACGCGTGCGCGGGGCTCACGAACATGAGCGAGATATCGGGCGGCACGCCCTACGGCGCAACCACGCTCGCCGGGCCCGATGGAAGCCGCCAGCCCTCGCAGAACGAACTCGATATCGCGCGCTATCAGGGCAAGCATGTCGCCGAACTGGCGACGAAGCTTGCCGGCTGA
- a CDS encoding tellurite resistance TerB family protein has translation MRHYPSDSPRAAARIVVMSLIADGHIGSVEIEALERRGFYARLGLHAGELHDIVREVCEDLTRASYLTWDDACRLDAHLVQQLAEEVRDVRMRREVLELCEAAVVADGHITCTEAAVLDAVKRAWRMH, from the coding sequence ATGCGTCATTACCCATCGGACAGTCCCCGCGCGGCGGCGCGCATCGTCGTGATGTCGCTGATCGCGGACGGGCATATCGGCAGCGTCGAGATCGAGGCGCTCGAACGGCGCGGATTCTATGCGCGGCTCGGGCTGCATGCGGGCGAGTTGCACGACATCGTGCGCGAGGTGTGCGAAGACCTCACGCGCGCGTCGTATCTCACATGGGATGACGCGTGCCGGCTCGACGCTCATCTCGTGCAGCAGTTGGCGGAAGAAGTGCGCGATGTGCGCATGCGGCGCGAAGTGCTCGAACTGTGCGAAGCGGCCGTGGTCGCCGACGGTCACATCACGTGCACCGAAGCCGCCGTGCTCGACGCGGTGAAGCGCGCCTGGCGCATGCATTGA
- a CDS encoding alkaline phosphatase D family protein → MPDRIVKPSRRALLKGLVSGTGLALTGAGAGLADALAQGVAPAIVTADKLRPQLPGGVMSGDVTATSGIVWSRTDRPARMIVEYSASENFATFQRRIGPAALDGSGFTARVDLTGLPPGADVFYRVRFQDLVDGKAYSEPATGRLRTASFDANKPVCFVFSGDEAGQGWGINERFGGYRIYEAMRRESPDFFIHQGDQIYADSVIESEVRLPDGTMWTNIVTEGKSHVAQTLDDYRAAFAYNQLDKNKRRFAADVPFLVQWDDHEVRNNWYPGQQIGAAETRYQTRAINLLEARAKQAMFEYNPYRINQLDPEQVYRGFQFGPLLDVFMLDERSYRGANSPNRQTRLDADSAFLGSQQTEWLKASLKASRATWKVIASDMPISLVVPDANPDVPKGTFEAWANADNGAPLGRELELKEILGFIKREDIKNVVWITADVHYAQATHYDPSRAKFSDFKPFWEFVGGPINAGTFGPNDLDTTFGPELRYVSVPKDNPQNRSPAAMQQFYGRAKIDPASRAMTVSLHDLNGRSLYEVKLDIEA, encoded by the coding sequence ATGCCGGATCGCATCGTCAAACCATCGCGACGTGCATTACTGAAAGGTCTCGTGTCCGGCACGGGGCTCGCGCTCACGGGCGCGGGCGCGGGCCTGGCCGATGCGCTCGCGCAAGGTGTCGCGCCCGCCATCGTCACCGCCGACAAGTTGCGTCCGCAACTACCCGGCGGCGTGATGAGCGGCGACGTCACCGCGACGAGCGGCATTGTCTGGAGCCGCACGGATCGGCCTGCGCGCATGATCGTCGAGTATTCGGCGAGCGAGAACTTCGCGACGTTTCAGCGGCGTATCGGTCCGGCGGCGCTCGACGGCAGCGGCTTCACGGCGCGCGTCGATCTCACCGGTCTGCCGCCGGGCGCCGACGTGTTCTATCGCGTGCGCTTTCAGGATCTCGTCGATGGCAAGGCATACAGCGAACCGGCGACGGGACGCTTGCGCACGGCATCGTTCGATGCGAACAAGCCGGTCTGCTTCGTGTTTTCCGGCGACGAAGCGGGGCAGGGCTGGGGCATCAATGAACGCTTCGGCGGCTATCGTATTTATGAAGCGATGCGGCGCGAGTCGCCGGACTTCTTCATTCATCAGGGCGACCAGATCTATGCGGACAGCGTGATCGAATCCGAAGTGCGCCTGCCGGACGGCACGATGTGGACGAACATCGTGACCGAAGGCAAGTCGCATGTTGCGCAGACGCTCGACGATTATCGCGCGGCCTTCGCCTACAACCAGCTCGATAAAAACAAGCGCCGCTTTGCCGCCGACGTGCCGTTCCTCGTGCAATGGGACGATCACGAAGTGCGCAACAACTGGTATCCCGGTCAGCAGATCGGCGCTGCGGAGACGCGTTATCAAACGCGCGCGATCAATCTGCTCGAAGCGCGTGCGAAGCAGGCGATGTTCGAATACAACCCGTATCGCATCAATCAGCTCGATCCGGAGCAGGTTTATCGCGGCTTTCAGTTCGGGCCGCTGCTCGATGTGTTCATGCTCGACGAGCGGTCGTATCGCGGCGCGAATTCACCGAACCGGCAGACGCGTCTCGACGCCGACTCGGCCTTTCTCGGCTCGCAGCAGACGGAGTGGCTGAAGGCGTCGCTCAAGGCTTCGCGCGCGACGTGGAAAGTGATCGCGAGCGATATGCCGATTTCGCTCGTCGTCCCCGATGCGAACCCCGACGTACCGAAGGGCACGTTTGAAGCGTGGGCCAACGCGGACAACGGCGCGCCGCTCGGCCGCGAGCTTGAGTTGAAAGAGATCCTCGGCTTCATCAAGCGCGAGGACATCAAGAACGTCGTGTGGATCACGGCCGATGTGCACTACGCGCAGGCGACGCATTACGATCCGTCGCGCGCGAAGTTCAGCGACTTCAAGCCGTTCTGGGAGTTCGTCGGCGGGCCGATCAACGCGGGCACGTTCGGCCCGAACGATCTCGATACGACCTTCGGCCCCGAACTGCGCTACGTGAGCGTGCCGAAGGACAATCCGCAGAACCGTTCGCCCGCCGCCATGCAGCAGTTCTACGGCCGCGCGAAGATCGATCCGGCGAGCCGCGCGATGACCGTCTCCCTGCACGATCTGAACGGCCGCTCGCTCTATGAAGTGAAGCTCGATATTGAAGCGTAG
- a CDS encoding nucleoside deaminase encodes MSITAPGTRRDDLPPQGLTPTQEQIVRHLRHASAVAERATLLGHHPFGAILVGPDQETVLMEQGNVDTVNHAESVLARVAALNFTPEYLWGCTLYTSVEPCCMCAGTAYWANIGRVVYGLTEARLLEATGNHAENPTMSVSSRYVFDHCQKPVELIGPVAQVEDEVLRVQRAFWSTR; translated from the coding sequence ATGTCCATCACAGCGCCTGGCACCCGACGCGACGATCTCCCGCCGCAAGGTCTCACGCCCACGCAAGAGCAGATCGTGCGGCATCTGCGGCACGCGAGCGCCGTTGCCGAGCGAGCGACGCTGCTCGGTCATCATCCGTTCGGCGCGATTCTCGTCGGTCCGGATCAGGAGACCGTGTTGATGGAGCAAGGCAACGTCGACACTGTGAATCATGCCGAGTCGGTTCTCGCGCGCGTCGCGGCGCTCAACTTCACGCCGGAGTATTTGTGGGGCTGCACGCTTTATACGTCGGTCGAGCCGTGCTGCATGTGTGCGGGCACGGCGTACTGGGCCAACATCGGACGCGTTGTCTATGGGCTGACCGAAGCACGCCTGCTCGAAGCCACCGGCAATCACGCCGAGAATCCGACGATGAGCGTCTCCTCGCGCTATGTCTTCGATCATTGTCAGAAGCCGGTCGAACTGATCGGCCCCGTCGCGCAAGTGGAGGACGAAGTGTTGCGCGTGCAGCGCGCGTTCTGGTCGACGCGATGA
- a CDS encoding periplasmic heavy metal sensor, protein MTQLNESNQARPARRGHLLLKLSALSIVTALSLGVGSAPVYAQAMPNDIDTAVHAQPLNMRTLHDQLNLSADQEVQWQAALDAMRQSHASERMNADQMQSRMQTMLKQPILDLSALHAMDEKARQQDAPLSDQSAKAWLKFYGSLNDQQKTTFSDAIRPEFANIVHHPARPYDPRTGL, encoded by the coding sequence ATGACCCAGCTCAACGAATCGAATCAAGCTCGCCCCGCACGCCGCGGCCACCTTCTTCTCAAGCTCTCCGCGCTGAGCATTGTCACGGCGCTCTCGCTCGGCGTCGGTTCCGCGCCGGTGTATGCGCAGGCAATGCCGAACGATATCGACACCGCGGTTCACGCGCAGCCGCTCAACATGCGCACGCTGCACGATCAACTGAACCTGAGCGCCGATCAGGAAGTGCAATGGCAAGCCGCGCTCGATGCGATGCGCCAGAGCCACGCATCCGAGCGCATGAACGCGGACCAGATGCAGTCGCGCATGCAGACGATGCTCAAGCAGCCGATCCTCGATCTCTCCGCGCTGCACGCGATGGACGAGAAGGCGCGGCAGCAGGACGCGCCCTTATCCGATCAGTCGGCGAAAGCGTGGCTCAAGTTCTACGGCAGCCTGAACGATCAGCAGAAGACCACGTTCAGCGATGCGATCCGTCCGGAGTTCGCGAACATCGTGCATCATCCGGCGCGGCCTTACGATCCGCGGACCGGACTGTGA
- a CDS encoding universal stress protein: MQKHILVAVGPSGSHAALSLGIARARECNARLTALHVVDRMPFWAVSSVQYDCGTALACVEENARDIEKRTLQAIRASSVNGVCVVMDLPDGMTVARTIAQAAREFDADLVVTGRAKGTHWRFWEERVSDAVSRHSNRRVLIASNRERDEAPVETKATSLRFTIADSTQRTSTATYSSRGSSPCRIASSNHRDVHY, encoded by the coding sequence ATGCAAAAGCACATTCTCGTCGCAGTGGGCCCGAGCGGCAGCCATGCCGCGCTCTCGCTCGGCATCGCGCGGGCCCGCGAATGCAACGCGCGCCTCACGGCGCTTCATGTGGTGGACCGCATGCCGTTCTGGGCAGTATCGTCGGTGCAGTACGACTGCGGCACGGCGCTCGCGTGCGTCGAAGAAAACGCGCGCGACATCGAGAAGCGCACATTGCAGGCGATACGCGCATCGAGCGTGAACGGCGTCTGCGTCGTGATGGACCTGCCGGACGGCATGACGGTCGCGCGTACGATCGCGCAGGCGGCGCGCGAGTTCGATGCCGATCTCGTCGTGACGGGCCGCGCGAAGGGCACGCACTGGCGCTTCTGGGAAGAGCGCGTGTCCGATGCGGTGAGCCGTCACAGCAACCGGCGCGTGCTGATTGCATCGAACCGCGAGCGCGATGAAGCGCCCGTTGAAACAAAAGCGACATCGTTACGATTTACCATCGCCGATTCGACGCAGCGCACATCTACCGCAACGTACAGTTCGAGAGGAAGCTCGCCATGCCGGATCGCATCGTCAAACCATCGCGACGTGCATTACTGA
- a CDS encoding CPBP family intramembrane glutamic endopeptidase — protein sequence MRRKLRWRAVWAVALSAAAFGLAHSYSAQYMLRAAAGGLVLGTVFVVEQEKRGSPFWVVTSVHAFYNLIAMFLLAQAV from the coding sequence GTGCGCCGCAAGCTGCGCTGGCGCGCGGTCTGGGCCGTGGCGCTGTCGGCGGCGGCGTTCGGGCTCGCGCATTCCTACAGCGCGCAGTACATGCTGCGCGCGGCGGCGGGCGGCCTTGTGCTGGGCACCGTGTTCGTCGTCGAGCAGGAGAAACGCGGCTCGCCGTTCTGGGTCGTGACGTCGGTGCATGCGTTCTACAACCTGATCGCCATGTTTCTGCTTGCGCAAGCCGTGTAG